A stretch of DNA from Mycoplasma wenyonii str. Massachusetts:
TCCAATCTCAACTATAGTTTTGTAGTCAGTTCTATTTATAGTCTCAGCTATTCTTTTCTGAATATTCTTATTCTTTAAGAAGTACTGAGCTAAGTTCTTTTTATTTTTGATTGTTTAAATACCTAATACTCTTAGTTTTCTAGTTAGTGAACTATCTTGTGGTTTTCACTTCTTAAGTATTAAGTGAATACAGTAATTAGAAAAGATATTTAGTAAAGAGTTAAAGAAATAGTAGATAGCTAGACTAGTAGACCAAAAGAATGAAAATAACATAAACATAACAGTCATAATATTTTGTATCTTCTTACTACTTCCTAAATTAACATTTCTGAAACTTAAGTTACTGTCTGCAGTATAGTCTGGAAATCTTCTCTTCATTAACATAGTTGGAAATCTTTGATTGAAGTAGTTAACTGGAATAATAATTAAACACATTATTAGATACATTCAACCTAAACTCAAAAATTCTGAAAAGATTATATGAGCTGGTGTATTAGATAAAGGCATTACTCCAAATAACTTAGCTGACTTAACTGGTCTAGTAATTGTCATTAATCTAAAGACAATTAGAAAGATTGGAGTATTAATAAAGAAATTTTCTAGTGGTGCTAAAGGTTTTAACTTATGTTTTTTGTTGTACTTATTAATTTCTTGTTGTCTTAACATACTTAACTGTCTTCAGTCTTCACTACCTTTACCAGTACTTTCATACTTTGCATTTATTAATGCAATATTTCTTTTATGTCTTTGTTGTTTATCTGAGTAATACTGAGCTCTTAAGGTAGTTAGAAATACTATAGATTTCATAATTACTAACACAACAAGAATGGCAAATATGACATTGAAACCCATTTTGTCGGTAACACTATCTTTTGTTCCCATAAATTTTCAAATTAGTCAGAGAAAGGCTCTAGAAAAGGGATAAACAAATCACATAATGAAAGGTCCAAATCCACCAGAAGAATCAACTAAAGGTCAATAAGCTCAAGGATTAGGAGTTCAAGGTAAGGTATCGTACCTTAAATCTCCAGTTTTATCTTTTCCAATAACTGAATAACCAGCTTCTAGTCCTACTCCAACCTCCCTAGAATAAGAAACATAAGAAGTAAATAGAGATTGAAAGAAAGA
This window harbors:
- a CDS encoding YidC/Oxa1 family membrane protein insertase, with amino-acid sequence MFLEFKFNLDWLFKPTDTQKNKKLFTFSSVDKENKNNYKFYLKQLFKWLKICVYSFSFLMISWSFFQSLFTSYVSYSREVGVGLEAGYSVIGKDKTGDLRYDTLPWTPNPWAYWPLVDSSGGFGPFIMWFVYPFSRAFLWLIWKFMGTKDSVTDKMGFNVIFAILVVLVIMKSIVFLTTLRAQYYSDKQQRHKRNIALINAKYESTGKGSEDWRQLSMLRQQEINKYNKKHKLKPLAPLENFFINTPIFLIVFRLMTITRPVKSAKLFGVMPLSNTPAHIIFSEFLSLGWMYLIMCLIIIPVNYFNQRFPTMLMKRRFPDYTADSNLSFRNVNLGSSKKIQNIMTVMFMLFSFFWSTSLAIYYFFNSLLNIFSNYCIHLILKKWKPQDSSLTRKLRVLGI